DNA from Microbacterium sp. BLY:
CCCGTCGGTCGCGACCCCTGCGCAGCGAGCCGGAGACCCGGGTGCTGCTCCACGACGGCGCAGTGCAGATCGACCTCGTGGCCAGAGAGGTGCAGATCGGCGGCGTGCCGCTCGGGCTCACCCGCAAGGAGTTCGACATCGTGGGGGTCCTCGCCCGGTACCCGGGAGTGGCGGTGCCCAAGGAGCGGCTCATCCGCGAGGTCTGGAACACGGACTGGCGGGGCTTCGGTCACTCGCTCGAGGTGCACGTCGCGGCGATCCGCAAGAAGAGCGGGGACCGCGCGTTCATCGAGACCGTGCGGGGTGTCGGCTATCGGCTCGCGGGGTCCTGACGCGTGCGCCGCCGTCTGATCGTCGTCTTCCTCGTTCCGCTGGTCCTCGTGCTCGTCGCGCTCGGCGGCGTGGCCGGATGGAGCGCGGCCCGCAGTGTGCAGCAGTCCTTCTACGCGGATCAGCTGGGAGACCTCGGATACTTCGCCACCAGCGCCCGGCAGGCGCTGCGGTCGGGGAGCCCGGCGGTCATGGATGCCGAAGTGCGTCGGTTCCAGGAGGTGTACGGGATCGAGGTGACCGTGTTCGACCTCACCGGCAGCCCGTGGGCGGCGGGCGACCACGGTGACACGGTGCTGTCGGAGGAGGACGCGCAGCGGGTGCGGCTGGCGTTGTCGGGGCGGCGGGCCGAGCAGCCGACGGCGTCGCCGTGGGTGGTGTCCGATGCGGCGCTCGTCGAGCCGGTGTTCGATGACGGCGACGTGATCGGCGCGGTGCTCGTGGCGGGTGGGACGGAGATCCCTCAGGGCGTCATCGTGCGGCAGACGCTCGTGCTGGGCGCGATCGTCCTGCTGCTGAGCGGTCTCGGGGTGCTCCTGGTCGCCGGCCTCGCGCGCTGGGTCCTCTCGCCGGTGCGCCGGCTGGACGAGGCGATGGCCGCGATCGAGCGCGGCGAGATGGACGCCCGTGTGGCCGAGGGGACGGGGCCGCCGGAGCTCCGGCGGATGACGAGGGTATTCAACGGCATGGCCGACGAGATCGAGCGGGTCATGACCCGGCAGCAGGAGTTCGCGCTGAACGCCTCGCACGAACTGCGCAATCCTCTCAACGCCCTCCTGCTCCGGGTCGAGCATCTGGCGACGGGACTGGGCAGGGACTGGGCGCACGACGTCGAGGAGACTCGGGAGGAGGGCCGGCGGATGACGCGGATCCTGGAGACTCTGCTCGGGCTGGCCCGCGGCGGTCGTACCGACTCCACGATGTCGGCGGTCGATCTCGGGGCCGTCGCCGCCCGGCGCGTCGAAGCCTGGCAGGAGGTGGCGGCGCAGCGGGCGATCGTGCTGACGCGCACGGGCGACCCCTCGGTGATGACCGTGACGGATCGGACGATCGTCGAGAGCGCCCTGGATGCGGCGATCGACAACGCCGTGAAGTACTCGCCGGAGGGCTCGACCATCGAGGTGGGGGCGCAGCGTGCGGACGACGAATGTCGGCTGACCGTGCGCGACCACGGCCCCGGCCTGACGCAGGAGCAGACCTCCGCGGCCGCCGATCGCTTCTGGCGCAGCCCGGACAGCGGCGACATGCCGGGCACGGGGCTCGGCCTCGCGATCGCGACCGACCTCCTCGCGACGGTCGGGGGCGCGCTCCGCGTGAGCGGCGCGGACGGCGGGGGCCTCCTCGTGACGCTCGTCCTGCCGACGGAGGCGGCGTCGTGAGTCGGGGAGGACGGCGTCTGCTCGCCGGACTGCTCGCGGTCGTGGCGGCGGCGGCGCTGAGCGCGTGCGGCCCGCGCTCCGAAGGGTGGCCGGAGTCGTCGTCCGTGATCGCCGCAGGCAGCCCGACCGGTGTCTACCACGACTACGGCAGCCGCCTCGCGACGGAGCTGTCGGAGCGCCTGGGTGTGGACGTCGTGGCTGAGGAGACGGCGGGGTCGGTCGACAACCTCCTGCGCGTGAGCTCGGGAGCGGCCCTGCTCGGATTCGCGCAGGGCGACGCCGCGGCCGATGCCGTCGCCGGGACGGGCGCGTTCTCCGCGCCGTTGGACATCGCGGCCGTGGCGCGCCTCTATGACGAGTACCTCCAGGTGGTGGTGCGGGAGGACTCCGCCCTCGACGACATCGCGGATCTCGCCGGCCGCCGGATCTCGCTCGGCGCGGAGAACTCCGGGGTGAACGTCATCGCGGGGCGTGTGCTCGACGCGGCGGGGGTCGCGGTCGAGGCGATCGACGATCCTCAGCTCGACCTCGGGGGATCGATCGCGGCGATGGAGCGGGGGGAGATCGACGGGTTCTTCTGGGTGGGCGGGCTGCCCACGCCCGGCATCGCCGGGCTCGCCGACTCCGTCGCGGTCCGGCTGCTTCCCGTGGACCAGGACTGGGTGAACGCGGTGAACGAGCGCTACTCGCATGCGTATCGCCCCGCCGACGTGCCCGCCGGAACCTACGGTCTCGACGCTGCGGTCGTGACCATGGCCGTTCCGAACTACCTGGTGACGGCCGGCGGCACCCCCGCCGGAGTCGTGCACGATGTCGTCGCGGGTCTCTTCGAGGCGCGAACGACCATCGCGGCGGATGTTCCCGCGGCGGCGCTGCTGGACCGGCGGTCGGCGATCTTCACGGGCCCGGTGCCGCTGCATCCCGGCGCGGAGGACTACTACCGGGATCTGCGGCGCTGACCGCCGGGTTCCCCTCAAGAAATCCTCAAGATCCCTGACAGCCGTCCCCGTGCTCTGCCAGGGTGAGGTCGATCGCACACGATCGGACACCTGCTGCCTGCTGTCGCTGGGAGCGTGGCAGCAGGGCGATCCCGCGGCCCGAGGGGGCGGGCCGTGGGGTGCCCTTGCGAAGACGCATTGGCGCCGCGATCAGGTGATTACGAACGTGTAAACCTCACCGTGGTGCCTGGAACCGCGCGCATCGCGTGGCTAGTTTGGAGAAATGATGACCTCTGAAACCCCGCTCGTCGTCGTCGAGAACGTCCAGAAGCACTACGGCGAGTTCCAGGCGCTCAGCGACATCGACCTCACCGTCAACGCGGGGGAGGTCGTCGTCGTGATCGGCCCCTCCGGTTCGGGCAAGTCGACGCTCTGCCGCACGATCAACCGCCTGGAGACCATCACCAGCGGCTCGATCCGCATCGACGGCAAGGAGCTACCCGCGGAGGGCAAGGCTCTCGCGCACCTGCGGGCCGACGTCGGCATGGTCTTCCAGTCGTTCAACCTCTTCGCGCACCTCACGATCCTCGAGAACGTGACGCTCGGCCCGATCAAGGTCCGTGGCCTGAAGAAGTCCGACGCCGAGGCGGAGGCGATGATGCTCCTCAAGCGCGTCGGCGTCGCCCAGCAGGCGAACAAGCTCCCCGCGCAGCTCTCCGGTGGCCAGCAGCAGCGCGTCGCGATCGCGCGGGCCCTCGCCATGCAACCCAAGGTCATGCTCTTCGACGAGCCCACGAGTGCGCTCGACCCGGAGATGATCAACGAGGTCCTCGATGTCATGGTCGAGCTCGCCCATGAGGGCATGACGATGATCGTCGTCACTCACGAGATGGGCTTCGCGCGCAAGGCGGCCGACCGGGTCGTCTTCATGGCGGACGGCCGCATCGTCGAGGAGGCCACGCCCGAGGAGTTCTTCACGAACCCGAAGAGCGACCGCGCGAAGGACTTCCTCTCGAAGCTCCTCACGCACTGACTTCCCCCAGACCCCGCACCCACAGCACAGCACATGAAGGAGACGCACATGCGACGTACACGGACACTGGCCGGATTCGGGATCGCCACGGTGGCGCTGCTCGCGCTCACGGCCTGCAACAGCGGCACGCCGTCGAACCCCGGAGGTGGGGGTGACGGCGATGGGGGCGAAGACAGCACTTGGTTCGAGGTGGCCTCGGACGTGCAGCTCGAAGGCAGCCCGACGTTCGATGCCATCGAGGAGCGCGGCAAGGTCGTCGTCGGTGTCAAGGAGGACCAGCCCGGCCTCGGCTACCTCGACGTGACCACGAACGAGCGCACCGGCTTCGACGTCGACATCGCGCGCTGGATCGCGGCCTCCCTCGGCTATGACGAGGACAAGATCGAGTTCAAGCCGATCGCCTCCGCGAACCGCGAGCAGGCGATCGTGAACGGCGACATCGACTACTACGTCGGCACCTATTCGATCAACGACAAGCGCAAGGAGCAGATCGACTTCGCCGGGCCGTACTTCATCACGGGGCAGGGCCTCCTCGTCGCCGCCGATGCGGAGGACGCGGATGCGCTCGAGGACTTCAACGGCAAGACCGTCTGCTCGGCGACCGGTTCCACCCCGATCCAGAACATCAAGGCGAACTTCCCCGACATCAAGACGCAGGAATACGACCTGTACTCCGCGTGCGTGCAGGACCTGATCGACGGCAAAGTCGACGCCGTCACCACTGACCAGGCCATCCTGATCGGTTACGCGGCGCAGTACCCGGACGACGTGAAGGTCACCGGCGGTCTCTTCACGGAGGAGCGCTACGGAGTCGGCCTGGCCAAGGGCGATGACGTCTTCCGCGCGCACATCAACGAGCTCTTCACCGACGGTGGCGACATCTGGCAGGCGATCTTCGACAAGAACCTCGGCTCCAGCGGCATCGAGGTCGAGCAGCCCGAGGTCGACGCGTACTGATCCGATGGGGCGGCCCTCCTCCAAGGGCCGCCCCACAGCTTGAACCGAGAAGGGGAGGGTGGCGTGGACGTCATCTTCGGGAACCTCGACCTGTGGGGCGAGGCGATCAGCAACACGCTGCTCGTCTTCTTCGCGGGCGGCATCATCGCCCTGGTCCTGGGAATCATCGTCGGCGCGATGCGCGTCTCGCCCGTGCCGATCGCGCGTGGCGTCGGCACGGTGTACGTCAACATCGTGCGCAACACGCCACTGACACTGGTCTTCTTCTTCTTCGTGTTCGGGTACCCCCAGCTCGGTCTGCCCGAGCTGTCGAACACCGTGCTGGGCATTCTCGCGATCGGCATCTACACGGCCACCTATGTGGCCGAGGTGCTGCGCGCCGGTATCAACACCGTCCCCGTCGGGCAGGCGGAGGCCGCACGGGCCATCGGCCTCCCGTTCGGGCAGGTGATGACGCTCGTCATCCTGCCGCAGGCCTTCCGCTCGGTCGTCCCGCCCATGATGAGTGTCTTCATCGCGTTGCTGAAGAACACCACGGTGGCCGCCGGCTTCTCGATCGCGGAGCTCGCGGCCCTGCGCTCGACGGTCAACGACTCGGCCGATCGCCCGGGCAACCCGATGGAGGTCCTGCTCTGGGTCGCGGTGGTCTTCGTCGCCCTTGTCATGCTGATGAGCTGGGGTCAGCGGTATCTCGAGAACCGATGGAGGATCGCCCGATGAGCTCCGTACTGTACGACGTCCCGGGCCCTCGTGCCATCGCGCGCAACCGGATCATCGCTGTCGTGACCATCCTCGTGGTGCTGGCAGCCTTCGGCTTCGTGATCTATCGGATGATCGAAACGGGGCAGTTCTCCCCGCAGAAGTGGTACGTCTTCACCTTCACCAACGTCTGGGCAGGCATCGCGCGTGCT
Protein-coding regions in this window:
- a CDS encoding HAMP domain-containing sensor histidine kinase, yielding MRRRLIVVFLVPLVLVLVALGGVAGWSAARSVQQSFYADQLGDLGYFATSARQALRSGSPAVMDAEVRRFQEVYGIEVTVFDLTGSPWAAGDHGDTVLSEEDAQRVRLALSGRRAEQPTASPWVVSDAALVEPVFDDGDVIGAVLVAGGTEIPQGVIVRQTLVLGAIVLLLSGLGVLLVAGLARWVLSPVRRLDEAMAAIERGEMDARVAEGTGPPELRRMTRVFNGMADEIERVMTRQQEFALNASHELRNPLNALLLRVEHLATGLGRDWAHDVEETREEGRRMTRILETLLGLARGGRTDSTMSAVDLGAVAARRVEAWQEVAAQRAIVLTRTGDPSVMTVTDRTIVESALDAAIDNAVKYSPEGSTIEVGAQRADDECRLTVRDHGPGLTQEQTSAAADRFWRSPDSGDMPGTGLGLAIATDLLATVGGALRVSGADGGGLLVTLVLPTEAAS
- a CDS encoding TAXI family TRAP transporter solute-binding subunit: MSRGGRRLLAGLLAVVAAAALSACGPRSEGWPESSSVIAAGSPTGVYHDYGSRLATELSERLGVDVVAEETAGSVDNLLRVSSGAALLGFAQGDAAADAVAGTGAFSAPLDIAAVARLYDEYLQVVVREDSALDDIADLAGRRISLGAENSGVNVIAGRVLDAAGVAVEAIDDPQLDLGGSIAAMERGEIDGFFWVGGLPTPGIAGLADSVAVRLLPVDQDWVNAVNERYSHAYRPADVPAGTYGLDAAVVTMAVPNYLVTAGGTPAGVVHDVVAGLFEARTTIAADVPAAALLDRRSAIFTGPVPLHPGAEDYYRDLRR
- a CDS encoding amino acid ABC transporter ATP-binding protein, translating into MTSETPLVVVENVQKHYGEFQALSDIDLTVNAGEVVVVIGPSGSGKSTLCRTINRLETITSGSIRIDGKELPAEGKALAHLRADVGMVFQSFNLFAHLTILENVTLGPIKVRGLKKSDAEAEAMMLLKRVGVAQQANKLPAQLSGGQQQRVAIARALAMQPKVMLFDEPTSALDPEMINEVLDVMVELAHEGMTMIVVTHEMGFARKAADRVVFMADGRIVEEATPEEFFTNPKSDRAKDFLSKLLTH
- a CDS encoding glutamate ABC transporter substrate-binding protein, with protein sequence MRRTRTLAGFGIATVALLALTACNSGTPSNPGGGGDGDGGEDSTWFEVASDVQLEGSPTFDAIEERGKVVVGVKEDQPGLGYLDVTTNERTGFDVDIARWIAASLGYDEDKIEFKPIASANREQAIVNGDIDYYVGTYSINDKRKEQIDFAGPYFITGQGLLVAADAEDADALEDFNGKTVCSATGSTPIQNIKANFPDIKTQEYDLYSACVQDLIDGKVDAVTTDQAILIGYAAQYPDDVKVTGGLFTEERYGVGLAKGDDVFRAHINELFTDGGDIWQAIFDKNLGSSGIEVEQPEVDAY
- a CDS encoding amino acid ABC transporter permease, which encodes MDVIFGNLDLWGEAISNTLLVFFAGGIIALVLGIIVGAMRVSPVPIARGVGTVYVNIVRNTPLTLVFFFFVFGYPQLGLPELSNTVLGILAIGIYTATYVAEVLRAGINTVPVGQAEAARAIGLPFGQVMTLVILPQAFRSVVPPMMSVFIALLKNTTVAAGFSIAELAALRSTVNDSADRPGNPMEVLLWVAVVFVALVMLMSWGQRYLENRWRIAR